From a single Arthrobacter sp. SLBN-112 genomic region:
- a CDS encoding 2-hydroxyacid dehydrogenase: MTARLRVCLPAQDLLDALAPMDGVDFVLWDLTGPAPEGRLDLLVPGYMGKPTALAALEGVDVGLVQSQSIGYDGVASVLPQGVTFANAAGVHETSTAELAVGMMIAAQRGIPDFVRNQETGAWDNSQRPSLADRRVLLVGYGGVGKAIEARLLPFETEVTRMASRARDDERGTILGIDSLYEQLPLHEIVVVSVPLSEDTQQLVDAKFLAAMPDGALLVNVARGPVADTGALLAETSSGRLRAALDVTDPEPLPADHPLWTTPGVLITPHVGGASSAMFPRMVRLLRKQIGLLLEGKDPVNVVLP, from the coding sequence ATGACCGCCCGCCTGCGCGTCTGCCTGCCCGCCCAAGACCTGCTGGACGCACTGGCGCCGATGGACGGCGTCGACTTTGTCCTCTGGGACCTGACCGGGCCGGCGCCGGAAGGCCGGCTGGACCTGCTGGTCCCCGGGTACATGGGGAAACCGACGGCGCTCGCCGCGCTGGAGGGAGTCGACGTCGGGCTGGTGCAGAGCCAGTCCATCGGGTACGACGGCGTCGCCTCGGTGTTGCCGCAAGGGGTCACCTTCGCCAACGCGGCGGGAGTCCATGAGACGTCGACGGCGGAACTCGCCGTGGGCATGATGATTGCCGCCCAGCGTGGCATTCCGGACTTTGTCCGGAACCAGGAAACCGGTGCATGGGACAACAGCCAGCGGCCCAGCCTGGCCGACCGGCGCGTGCTGTTGGTGGGTTACGGCGGAGTGGGCAAGGCCATCGAGGCCCGGCTCCTGCCGTTCGAAACCGAGGTCACCCGGATGGCCAGCCGCGCCCGGGACGATGAGCGCGGCACCATCCTCGGGATTGATTCGCTCTACGAGCAGCTGCCGCTGCACGAGATCGTGGTGGTCAGCGTCCCCCTAAGCGAAGACACCCAGCAGTTGGTGGACGCGAAGTTCCTGGCTGCCATGCCGGACGGCGCCCTGCTGGTCAACGTGGCCCGCGGTCCGGTGGCGGACACCGGCGCGTTGCTGGCCGAAACCTCCAGCGGACGCCTCCGGGCCGCGCTGGACGTCACCGATCCGGAACCGCTGCCCGCTGACCACCCCTTGTGGACCACCCCCGGCGTGCTCATCACCCCGCACGTGGGCGGTGCCAGCTCGGCCATGTTCCCCAGGATGGTCCGGCTGCTTCGGAAGCAGATCGGCCTGCTGCTGGAGGGCAAGGACCCGGTGAACGTGGTCCTTCCTTAA